The Desulfitobacterium chlororespirans DSM 11544 genome contains a region encoding:
- the rocF gene encoding arginase: MERRKVRVIGVPIDLGADRRGVDMGPSAIRYAGLHERLKKLGWEVEDVGNIDVPIAETREIKDPLLKYLPEISEVNQKLYPLVAQAIKEGVIPLIIGGDHSLGIGSLAGCAASGKQFGVIWFDTHGDYNSVETTSSGNIHGMPLAVANGIGAEELTSIGGAARKIKEENTVIIGARDFDDEERAMIRQSGITVFTMSDIDRLGMEAVVRQGLEIANRGTHGVHISFDLDVLDPSEAPGVGTPVQGGMTYREAHLAMEMVADCRCLLSMDVVEVNPILDAQNKTAELAVGLISSAFGQKIYP; this comes from the coding sequence ATGGAAAGAAGAAAGGTGCGCGTCATAGGAGTGCCTATCGACTTAGGAGCGGATCGGAGAGGGGTGGATATGGGCCCCAGTGCTATCCGCTATGCGGGGCTTCATGAGCGCTTAAAAAAGCTGGGCTGGGAAGTGGAGGATGTAGGTAATATCGATGTACCGATCGCCGAGACCCGGGAAATTAAAGATCCTCTGCTCAAATATCTCCCCGAGATTTCAGAAGTCAATCAAAAGCTCTACCCTCTGGTGGCTCAAGCCATTAAGGAGGGGGTCATTCCCTTAATAATCGGGGGAGATCACAGCTTAGGAATAGGCTCCTTAGCGGGGTGTGCCGCCAGCGGCAAGCAGTTTGGCGTTATTTGGTTCGATACCCATGGTGATTATAATTCCGTGGAAACAACCTCCAGCGGCAATATTCATGGCATGCCTTTAGCTGTAGCCAATGGTATTGGAGCTGAGGAGTTAACCAGTATCGGTGGAGCCGCCCGGAAAATCAAGGAAGAGAATACCGTGATCATCGGGGCCCGGGATTTTGACGATGAAGAGCGGGCTATGATCCGCCAATCCGGGATTACGGTGTTTACCATGAGCGATATTGACCGCTTGGGTATGGAGGCGGTGGTTCGGCAAGGGCTGGAAATCGCCAATCGAGGTACCCACGGAGTCCATATCAGCTTTGATCTGGATGTATTGGACCCCAGTGAAGCTCCCGGTGTTGGAACCCCGGTTCAAGGGGGGATGACCTATCGGGAAGCTCATTTGGCTATGGAGATGGTCGCTGATTGCCGATGCCTGTTGAGTATGGATGTGGTAGAGGTCAATCCCATTTTGGATGCGCAGAATAAGACCGCCGAATTAGCAGTGGGTCTCATAAGCTCGGCCTTTGGACAAAAAATTTATCCGTGA
- a CDS encoding sigma-70 family RNA polymerase sigma factor has product MTLLPVLLFILGVICLIWAMRMGNSSGRTSPEILTILQGVAGVKKEISKVQKGLREIETQLGDHELRLFRNENVQADLRTEVNAQKININQLTSSAVNTFAQPQMKSQPHLSANPQNSSQGTNQGVNPYHRLYDNSSALTQAPLETFDRYTEVESPSPMLPEKYQWVLELDQQGWSVAEIAGHLAISRDAVNMVLRTALKGKGLTS; this is encoded by the coding sequence ATGACTCTTTTACCCGTCCTTTTGTTTATATTAGGGGTGATTTGTCTTATTTGGGCTATGAGAATGGGGAATTCCTCCGGCAGAACCAGCCCGGAAATACTCACCATCCTTCAGGGGGTGGCCGGAGTAAAAAAAGAGATCAGTAAAGTTCAAAAAGGTCTTCGGGAAATTGAAACTCAATTAGGAGATCATGAATTGAGGCTGTTTCGCAATGAGAATGTTCAAGCAGATCTCCGTACCGAGGTTAATGCCCAGAAGATTAATATTAATCAATTGACCTCTTCAGCTGTGAACACCTTTGCTCAGCCTCAGATGAAATCCCAGCCTCATCTCTCTGCCAATCCTCAGAACTCGAGTCAAGGGACTAATCAAGGGGTCAACCCATATCATCGCCTCTACGACAATAGCAGTGCTTTGACTCAAGCGCCCTTGGAAACCTTTGACCGGTACACTGAAGTGGAGTCCCCTTCTCCAATGCTCCCTGAAAAGTATCAATGGGTTTTGGAGCTTGATCAACAAGGCTGGTCCGTAGCGGAAATTGCCGGTCATTTGGCCATCAGCCGGGATGCAGTCAATATGGTTCTACGCACAGCCCTTAAAGGAAAGGGGCTGACATCATGA
- a CDS encoding endolytic transglycosylase MltG, which yields MKLSRSYILGLGSGLILSALLAMVIPPVGISFAGSSPPEQTGKGGNTPGSENQGEVPNPGEGENKEGSNNPTLPENPVTSDETGENPAQNQGMNSGSPSSADAEKEKPTQTFVIPSGSTADRIAGLLLAEGWISSKDEFLDLVKQKNLAGRFQAGSFELIQGMDMEEILKQLIP from the coding sequence ATGAAACTATCCCGCTCCTATATATTAGGATTGGGTTCGGGGCTGATCCTCAGTGCTCTTCTGGCCATGGTGATCCCTCCTGTAGGCATCAGCTTTGCCGGGAGTTCACCGCCGGAGCAGACCGGTAAAGGCGGCAACACGCCGGGCAGCGAAAATCAGGGTGAGGTTCCTAATCCGGGCGAAGGTGAGAACAAGGAGGGGAGTAACAATCCGACACTCCCTGAAAATCCGGTAACTTCTGATGAGACGGGGGAGAATCCCGCTCAGAATCAGGGTATGAATTCAGGAAGCCCTTCAAGTGCCGATGCTGAGAAGGAGAAACCCACGCAAACCTTTGTCATTCCCTCAGGCTCCACGGCAGATAGAATTGCCGGCCTTCTGCTTGCCGAAGGGTGGATATCTTCAAAAGACGAATTCCTGGATTTAGTTAAGCAAAAGAATCTGGCCGGTCGTTTTCAAGCGGGAAGTTTTGAGCTAATCCAAGGCATGGATATGGAAGAGATTCTGAAGCAACTCATCCCTTAA